From a single Kryptolebias marmoratus isolate JLee-2015 linkage group LG6, ASM164957v2, whole genome shotgun sequence genomic region:
- the LOC119617075 gene encoding transient receptor potential cation channel subfamily M member 2-like, translating to MNEAELDLKLVHNLAFSAAPEHLSSSFQRSAFVSWVKENITKKECCLFQRDARDDTCKCGYLKTEHTDEAIKPEDFTRETWDRNRHIHEVPTDAFGDISFGGLGQRISKVI from the exons ATGAATGAAGCAGAGCTTGATTTAAAATTAGTTCATAATCTGGCTTTCAGTGCAGCTCCTGAGCACCTCTCCTCTTCGTTTCAGCGTTCTGCCTTCGTTTCATGGGTCAAGGAGAACATCACCAAGAAGGAGTGTTGTTTATTTCAGCGCGATGCCAG AGATGACACGTGTAAGTGTGGCTACTTGAAGACTGAGCATACAGACGAAGCCATCAAGCCAGAGGACTTCACCAGGGAGACGTgggacagaaacagacacatcCATGAAGTGCCCACCGATGCTTTTGGAGACATCAGCTTCGGCGGTTTGGGGCAAAGGATCAGCAAAGTGATTTAA